The sequence CAAAGCAGATGCCTACGGTCATGGTGCCATTGGTGTAAGTCAGGCAGCACTGCAAGCAGGTGCTAGTTGGCTGGGTGTTGCCACTATTCCCGAAGGTATTCAACTGCGTAATGCCGGAATTACTGCACCGATTTTAATTCTGGGGGCAACCAATAGCGCCGATGAAGTTAGAGCGATCGCTGAATATCGCCTCCAACCTACAATTTGCACGCCCAAGCAGGCGCTTATATTTCACGAGATATTGCAAGAAATTGGCAGCCGTATTGCCGTTCACCTCAAAATCGATACGGGCATGTCTCGATTGGGTACGGATTGGCGATCGGCAACGGAGTTTGTCCAGTTGGTGACTAGCTTGCCGGAGCTAGAAGTCGAAAGTGTTTACTCCCACCTCGCCACCGCCGACGATTTGGATCGCACGATCTTAAACCAACAAAAACAAAGATTTACGACAGTCATTAAGGCTTTGCAGGATGTCAGCATTTATCCACGCCGCCTTCACCTCGCTAACACGGCTGGGATGCTCACAGATCCCGATCTGCACTACGACATCGTGCGTCCCGGCTTAGGCATATATGGTTTATACCCTGCCCCACACCTCAAAGATGAAATCGAACTGCGCCCGGCTATGCAGGTAAAGGCAAGAATTA comes from Pseudanabaena sp. PCC 6802 and encodes:
- the alr gene encoding alanine racemase; its protein translation is MLKQNHRAWVEIDLSAIKHNVSQLKRLLSPQTELMAIVKADAYGHGAIGVSQAALQAGASWLGVATIPEGIQLRNAGITAPILILGATNSADEVRAIAEYRLQPTICTPKQALIFHEILQEIGSRIAVHLKIDTGMSRLGTDWRSATEFVQLVTSLPELEVESVYSHLATADDLDRTILNQQKQRFTTVIKALQDVSIYPRRLHLANTAGMLTDPDLHYDIVRPGLGIYGLYPAPHLKDEIELRPAMQVKARITQVKEIDAGSGVSYGYSFIAPTDMKVATVAIGYADGVPRGLSDRIKVVVHGQTVAQVGTITMDQCLIDVTHVPEVAVGDPVTILGKEDLTTADDWAKVLGTISWEILCGFKHRLPRIYVTQSDPVSYVARSR